From a region of the Mauremys mutica isolate MM-2020 ecotype Southern chromosome 12, ASM2049712v1, whole genome shotgun sequence genome:
- the C12H17orf67 gene encoding uncharacterized protein C17orf67 homolog has product MKKLLVFIFILVILTIFTDTSPILTEKEAKQILRTRREDRPRKAGFPDEPMREHMLYLQRLEQRSEEQFLEHWLNPHCYPHCNRNLVHPV; this is encoded by the exons ATGAAGAAGTTACTTGTGTTTATCTTCATTTTGGTCATCCTGACTATTTTTACAG ATACTTCACCAATTTTGACTGAAAAAGAAGCTAAACAGATTCTGAGAACCCGTCGTGAAGATAGACCAAGAAAAGCTGGTTTCCCTGATGAGCCAATGAGg GAACACATGCTTTACCTCCAGCGCTTGGAGCAGAGATCAGAAGAACAATTCCTTGAGCATTGGTTAAATCCACACTGCTACCCACATTGCAACAGGAATTTAGTTCATCCAGTCTAA